One window from the genome of Roseomonas haemaphysalidis encodes:
- a CDS encoding Hint domain-containing protein: MPWTSGPNEDPNTYTPDATKVTGATLNALGGNDTVVAGLGADTINGGGGDDTLVGGGGGGITTSVSALNTLLGVNLSLSSLVNDSSADTVNGGDGNDRIFGEGGNDILNGDAGADTIVGGQGADTIDGGTGDDVLIGGGGSSLASLDASLTGAVSLNLPLLTVNDASDDTLRGGEGNDTLFGEAGNDRLEGGAGNDTLVGGTGTDTMAGGTGDDLYVVGEAGDTVTELAGEGTDTVQTTLSSFTLGSNVENLASTGTGAFAGTGNAADNVITGNATGPNTLDGGAGNDTLNGGAGADTLVGGTGNDTLNGGAGNDTLNGGDGNDTLVGGTGTDTMAGGTGDDLYVVGEAGDTVTELAGEGTDTVQTTLSSLTLGSNVENLTSTGTGAFAGTGNAADNVITGNATGPNTLDGGAGNDTLNGGAGADTLVGGTGNDTLNGGAGNDTLNGGDGNDTLLGGAGDDILNGGAGDDILNGGGGNDSIDGGAGNNTVVFGGNYGDYTITKAELAGGSSIFALNGSTTTVSNAGLFSFSDRSDISFDALACFVTGTTVETARGAVAVEALRVGDSLRVLSGRQGDWAPVLWVGWRDVDLLRHPNPGRVAPVRIRRGALGPNTPDRDLLVSPDHCMWLDGALVPAQLLVDGDTVVQEHHHAAITYWHVELPAHDVLLAHGAATESYLDTGNRAAFANGGTVQMLHPDFAGGDSAERLVPRLPADGGAVLRAWRATRRAAAA, encoded by the coding sequence ATGCCGTGGACGAGTGGCCCCAATGAAGACCCCAACACCTATACGCCCGACGCCACCAAGGTGACCGGCGCGACGCTGAACGCCCTGGGCGGCAACGACACGGTGGTGGCGGGCCTTGGCGCCGATACCATCAACGGCGGCGGTGGCGACGACACGCTGGTCGGCGGCGGCGGCGGTGGCATCACCACGAGTGTGAGCGCGCTGAACACGCTGCTCGGCGTCAACCTCAGCCTCAGTTCGCTGGTGAACGACAGCAGCGCCGATACCGTCAACGGTGGCGACGGCAACGACCGCATCTTCGGCGAAGGTGGCAACGACATCCTGAACGGCGATGCGGGCGCGGACACCATCGTCGGCGGCCAGGGGGCCGACACGATCGACGGCGGCACGGGCGACGACGTGCTGATCGGCGGGGGCGGCAGCAGCCTCGCCTCGCTGGATGCCAGCCTGACCGGCGCGGTGTCGCTGAACCTGCCGCTGCTGACGGTGAACGACGCCAGCGACGACACCCTGCGCGGCGGCGAAGGCAACGACACCCTGTTCGGCGAAGCCGGCAACGACAGGCTGGAAGGCGGCGCGGGCAACGACACGCTGGTGGGCGGCACCGGCACCGACACCATGGCTGGCGGCACCGGCGACGACCTGTACGTGGTGGGCGAGGCCGGCGACACCGTCACCGAGCTGGCGGGCGAGGGCACCGACACGGTGCAAACCACGCTGAGCAGCTTCACGCTGGGCAGCAACGTCGAGAATCTGGCTTCCACCGGCACGGGCGCCTTTGCCGGCACCGGCAACGCCGCGGACAACGTCATCACCGGCAATGCCACCGGGCCCAACACGCTGGATGGCGGCGCGGGCAACGACACGCTGAACGGTGGCGCGGGCGCCGACACGCTGGTGGGCGGCACCGGCAACGACACCCTGAACGGCGGTGCCGGCAACGACACGCTGAACGGTGGCGACGGCAACGACACGCTGGTGGGCGGCACCGGCACCGACACCATGGCTGGCGGCACCGGCGACGACCTGTACGTGGTGGGCGAGGCCGGCGACACCGTCACCGAGCTGGCGGGCGAGGGCACCGACACGGTGCAAACCACGCTGAGCAGCCTCACGCTGGGCAGCAATGTCGAGAACCTGACCTCCACCGGCACGGGCGCCTTTGCCGGCACCGGTAACGCCGCGGACAACGTCATCACCGGCAATGCCACCGGGCCCAATACGCTGGATGGCGGCGCGGGCAACGACACGCTGAACGGTGGCGCGGGCGCCGACACGCTGGTGGGCGGCACCGGCAACGACACCCTGAACGGCGGTGCCGGCAACGACACGCTGAACGGTGGCGACGGCAATGACACGCTGCTGGGCGGTGCCGGCGATGACATCCTGAACGGCGGCGCGGGCGACGACATCCTGAACGGCGGCGGCGGCAACGACAGCATCGACGGCGGCGCCGGCAACAACACCGTGGTGTTCGGCGGCAACTACGGCGACTACACCATCACCAAGGCCGAGCTGGCCGGCGGGTCCAGCATCTTCGCGCTGAACGGCAGCACCACCACGGTCAGCAACGCGGGGCTGTTCAGCTTCAGCGACCGGTCCGACATCAGCTTCGACGCCCTGGCCTGCTTTGTGACCGGCACGACGGTGGAAACCGCGCGCGGCGCCGTGGCGGTGGAGGCGCTGCGGGTGGGCGACAGCCTGCGCGTGCTGTCCGGCCGGCAGGGCGACTGGGCGCCGGTGCTGTGGGTGGGCTGGCGCGACGTGGACCTGCTGCGCCACCCGAACCCGGGGCGCGTGGCGCCGGTGCGCATCCGCCGCGGCGCGCTGGGCCCCAACACGCCCGACCGCGACCTGCTGGTGTCGCCCGACCATTGCATGTGGCTGGACGGCGCGCTGGTCCCGGCGCAGCTGCTGGTGGACGGCGACACGGTGGTGCAGGAACACCACCACGCCGCCATCACCTACTGGCATGTAGAGCTGCCGGCGCACGACGTGCTGCTGGCGCATGGCGCGGCGACGGAAAGCTACCTCGACACCGGCAACCGCGCCGCCTTCGCCAATGGCGGCACGGTGCAGATGCTGCACCCCGACTTCGCCGGTGGCGACAGCGCGGAACGCCTGGTGCCGCGCCTGCCGGCCGATGGCGGGGCGGTGCTGCGGGCGTGGCGCGCCACCCGGCGCGCCGCCGCCGCCTGA
- a CDS encoding DUF1328 domain-containing protein, which produces MLYWTLIFLVIALVAGVLGFSGIASAASGIAKILFVVFLVLFVVSLIAGRGWAFG; this is translated from the coding sequence ATGCTCTACTGGACCCTGATCTTCCTGGTCATCGCCCTGGTCGCGGGTGTGCTGGGATTCAGCGGCATCGCCAGCGCCGCCAGCGGCATCGCCAAGATCCTGTTCGTTGTGTTCCTGGTGCTGTTCGTCGTGTCGCTGATCGCCGGCCGCGGCTGGGCCTTCGGTTGA
- a CDS encoding PhyR family response regulator anti-anti-sigma factor, with product MNAVTQAELLRSLPPARRYARALTGSQPAGDALVGAALRAGLPEGLSARLALYAGVTKLAPPPAAPPSGAALGARQRQLLLLTALEELSVSEAAQVTGIPTDAAETELEEARAALRSAAAADVLVIEDEPIIAMDVRQLVESCGHRVVGVAATEAQAVRLAASKKPGLILADVNLGAGGDGITAVGRIQQQLKVPVIFVTAYPERLLTAETVEPAFVISKPFEPLALAIATYQAVSSTVPIG from the coding sequence ATGAATGCCGTCACCCAGGCCGAACTGCTGCGCAGCCTGCCCCCCGCCCGCCGCTACGCCCGCGCGCTGACCGGCAGCCAGCCGGCCGGCGACGCGCTGGTGGGTGCCGCGCTGCGCGCCGGCCTGCCGGAAGGGCTGTCCGCCCGCCTGGCGCTGTATGCCGGCGTCACCAAGCTGGCGCCGCCGCCGGCCGCGCCGCCGTCCGGCGCCGCGCTGGGCGCGCGGCAACGGCAGCTGCTGCTGCTCACCGCGCTGGAAGAGCTGTCGGTCAGCGAGGCCGCGCAGGTCACCGGCATTCCCACCGACGCCGCCGAAACCGAGCTGGAGGAAGCCCGCGCCGCGCTGCGCTCGGCCGCTGCCGCCGATGTGCTGGTGATCGAGGACGAGCCGATCATCGCCATGGACGTGCGCCAGCTGGTGGAAAGCTGCGGCCACCGCGTGGTGGGCGTGGCGGCGACCGAGGCGCAGGCGGTGCGGCTCGCGGCCTCCAAGAAGCCCGGGCTGATCCTGGCCGACGTCAACCTCGGCGCCGGCGGCGACGGCATCACCGCGGTGGGCCGCATCCAGCAGCAGCTGAAGGTGCCGGTAATCTTCGTCACCGCCTATCCGGAGCGGCTGCTGACGGCCGAAACGGTGGAGCCCGCTTTCGTGATCTCCAAGCCCTTCGAGCCGCTGGCCCTGGCGATCGCCACCTACCAGGCGGTGTCCTCCACCGTGCCGATCGGCTGA